In the genome of Paenibacillus sp. FSL R5-0766, one region contains:
- a CDS encoding histidine kinase, translating to MFTRLNVFTKITLLFVMLLILVLFLYTYSNRESVRVIEHEIQNNTMNHLSTFADSVESNIYQLSLYGMSIGQDSSIQEYQRPDYKDIPYERVKVGSAILEKMNLYNAASKWHSTITLYFPRMQKVISTDYYAYIPYRDDEFKEPLSQSWTYADNQFIWYTTDPTTAMARPSKARLITKISFPVHHLTALLNQNKLNNKGDPFMFHPDYGLISNSSGKETLNAILPSLKEAKLQASGGFSTTLNKTEYYVSYIQSKSLGWYYVDYVPMQQILKPITSSRNLFYASIAVLIVMSVVVLYTLYRSVQLPLLQLVKGTNRLSTGDFSVRLHHSARNEFSLLFARFNIMAQRIQELIENVYEEKLRSREATLKQLQSQINPHFLYNCLFYIKNMARMKNEKAVVAMALNLGEYYRYITRSEKDQATLREELTMVKNYLEIQSLRLERMHFTIDVPHDILDKTVPRLTLQPIIENAIIHGLEPKSVDGEIKIYADCEDDVYTITVEDSGLGMSEKQLDHLRDNLLKPLDENMGCGTWNVHQRLSFLYGEGSGLSYDHSSMGGIKVNITWHDNTDK from the coding sequence TTGTTCACACGCTTGAATGTCTTTACCAAAATTACACTGTTGTTTGTGATGCTGCTTATTCTGGTGCTGTTTCTCTATACATACTCGAACCGGGAAAGCGTGCGTGTTATCGAACACGAGATTCAGAACAATACGATGAATCATCTCTCAACATTTGCTGATTCAGTAGAATCCAACATTTACCAATTGTCATTGTATGGGATGTCTATTGGGCAAGATTCGAGTATTCAGGAATATCAACGCCCCGACTACAAGGACATTCCCTATGAACGTGTGAAAGTTGGAAGTGCCATTCTGGAGAAAATGAATCTGTACAACGCAGCAAGCAAATGGCATTCGACCATCACACTATACTTCCCAAGGATGCAAAAAGTGATATCAACGGATTATTATGCTTACATTCCTTACAGGGATGATGAATTTAAGGAGCCTCTCTCGCAATCCTGGACCTATGCCGACAATCAGTTTATCTGGTACACTACCGATCCAACGACAGCGATGGCGAGACCTAGCAAAGCCAGATTGATTACCAAAATCAGTTTTCCAGTTCATCACTTAACTGCACTTCTTAATCAAAACAAGTTAAATAATAAAGGTGACCCGTTTATGTTCCATCCCGATTATGGATTAATCAGCAATAGTTCTGGAAAAGAAACCTTGAACGCAATTCTCCCTTCTCTGAAAGAAGCAAAACTGCAGGCCAGCGGTGGATTCAGTACAACGTTGAACAAAACGGAATATTACGTCTCTTATATTCAATCCAAGAGCCTCGGCTGGTATTATGTTGACTATGTGCCTATGCAGCAAATTTTGAAACCGATTACGAGCAGCCGGAATCTTTTTTATGCTTCAATTGCCGTTCTGATCGTGATGAGCGTTGTTGTATTATATACACTCTACCGAAGTGTGCAGCTTCCACTCTTACAGTTGGTGAAAGGGACGAATCGCCTGTCCACCGGGGACTTTTCCGTTCGGCTTCATCATTCTGCACGCAATGAGTTCAGCTTGTTATTTGCACGTTTCAACATCATGGCTCAACGAATTCAAGAATTAATCGAGAATGTATATGAGGAGAAATTAAGAAGTCGGGAAGCCACGCTCAAACAGTTGCAATCGCAGATTAATCCGCATTTTCTATATAACTGTCTGTTCTATATCAAGAACATGGCCCGAATGAAAAATGAAAAGGCCGTGGTAGCCATGGCACTGAATCTGGGGGAGTATTACCGATACATAACCAGGTCCGAAAAGGATCAAGCCACGCTTCGTGAAGAGCTGACGATGGTCAAAAATTATTTGGAAATCCAGTCACTTCGTCTGGAACGAATGCATTTTACAATCGACGTGCCCCATGATATTTTAGATAAAACAGTTCCCAGACTAACCCTCCAGCCTATTATTGAGAACGCTATTATTCATGGTCTGGAGCCCAAATCGGTAGATGGTGAGATTAAAATCTATGCGGACTGCGAGGATGATGTGTACACGATTACCGTGGAGGACAGCGGGCTTGGCATGTCTGAGAAACAGCTTGATCATCTGAGAGATAATCTTCTTAAACCGCTGGATGAGAATATGGGATGTGGTACATGGAATGTCCATCAGCGTTTATCTTTTCTGTACGGTGAAGGATCTGGACTATCTTATGATCATTCTTCAATGGGTGGGATTAAAGTTAACATCACGTGGCACGACAATACAGACAAGTAG
- a CDS encoding carbohydrate ABC transporter permease, protein MYYKTKGYRIFSIANYTFLGILSILCILPIIHILAVSFSSMAPASSNLVTFWPIGFTTDAYVKTFGNSNFINSLIVSLKRTVIATIIGMVIMLITAFPLSKEDISFKGRSLYTWFFVFTILFSGGLIPSYILIQKLGLMNTIWALILPGALSVWNVILMMNFFRGLPKELEEAAYLDGAGHIKTLILVYVPLSLPAIATLSLFTMVYQWNSWFDGMIYMSDIKNYPLASLLQTIIVQQDLSKINVDPSMLENISQRTVRAAQIFIGALPILMVYPFLQRFFVKGIVIGAVKE, encoded by the coding sequence TTGTATTATAAAACAAAAGGATACCGCATATTCAGCATCGCTAACTATACTTTTCTTGGGATATTATCGATACTCTGCATTTTACCAATTATTCATATATTGGCTGTTTCATTCAGCAGTATGGCGCCAGCATCATCAAACCTGGTTACCTTCTGGCCCATCGGGTTCACAACCGACGCATATGTGAAAACATTCGGGAATTCAAACTTCATCAACTCCTTGATCGTATCACTTAAACGGACTGTAATTGCAACGATCATTGGTATGGTCATCATGCTCATAACCGCATTTCCGTTGTCAAAGGAAGATATCAGTTTTAAAGGTCGCTCCTTATATACATGGTTTTTCGTATTTACCATTTTGTTCAGCGGCGGTTTGATTCCAAGTTACATTCTGATCCAGAAGCTTGGCTTGATGAATACAATCTGGGCGCTTATTCTGCCTGGCGCACTGTCCGTGTGGAACGTTATTCTCATGATGAACTTCTTCCGCGGTCTGCCCAAAGAACTTGAGGAAGCAGCTTATTTGGATGGAGCAGGTCATATCAAAACGTTGATTCTGGTCTACGTACCGCTTTCACTTCCAGCTATCGCAACCTTGTCCTTATTTACGATGGTGTATCAGTGGAACTCCTGGTTCGACGGCATGATCTATATGTCTGATATTAAAAATTATCCACTTGCTTCTCTATTACAGACCATTATTGTTCAGCAAGATCTCAGCAAAATCAACGTCGATCCTTCCATGTTGGAGAATATCTCGCAGCGAACCGTACGCGCAGCACAGATCTTTATCGGCGCGCTTCCGATCCTGATGGTATACCCGTTTTTACAACGTTTCTTCGTTAAGGGGATCGTTATTGGAGCAGTTAAGGAATAG
- a CDS encoding ABC transporter permease subunit, giving the protein MQRNWTLHMMLIPAVLLALVFQYIPMGGIVIAFQDFKPYLGFSESKWVGWDNFRYLFLYPDVGQVIWNTLVIAFFKIIAGLFAPFLFAILLNEVRLTAFKRVSQTLVYLPHFLSWVILGGILLDILSPQGGMVNQLVVAFGGEPIFFLGDGTWFRITLILSDVWKEFGFGTIVFLASLSGINPALYEAAEVDGANRFKQTLHITIPALMPITIVLMTLSIGNILNAGFDQVFNLYNPLVYDKGDIIDTFVYRLGILNGKMSFATAVGLFKSVVATILIVISYRMAYKLANYRVF; this is encoded by the coding sequence ATGCAACGGAACTGGACCTTGCATATGATGCTCATTCCAGCTGTATTGCTGGCACTGGTGTTTCAGTACATACCGATGGGCGGCATTGTAATTGCTTTTCAGGATTTCAAACCATACTTGGGATTTTCTGAATCCAAATGGGTGGGTTGGGACAATTTCCGATATTTATTTTTATATCCGGACGTAGGTCAGGTGATCTGGAATACGCTGGTCATTGCATTTTTCAAAATCATAGCAGGACTATTCGCTCCATTCCTGTTTGCCATTTTGCTCAATGAAGTACGCTTGACGGCATTCAAGAGAGTAAGTCAAACGCTTGTGTATCTACCGCATTTCCTATCATGGGTTATTCTCGGTGGTATTCTGCTCGATATCCTGTCTCCTCAGGGCGGCATGGTCAACCAGCTTGTCGTAGCCTTTGGAGGAGAACCGATCTTCTTCCTGGGAGACGGTACATGGTTCCGAATAACGCTGATCCTCAGTGATGTGTGGAAAGAATTTGGTTTTGGTACGATCGTATTTCTGGCTTCTCTCTCAGGAATTAATCCCGCACTCTACGAGGCTGCCGAGGTGGATGGGGCCAACCGATTTAAACAGACGCTGCACATTACGATTCCGGCATTAATGCCGATTACAATCGTACTGATGACACTCTCTATCGGCAACATCTTGAACGCCGGTTTTGATCAGGTGTTCAACTTGTACAATCCACTTGTGTATGACAAAGGCGACATCATTGACACCTTTGTATATCGACTCGGGATTCTGAACGGGAAGATGAGTTTTGCCACAGCAGTAGGATTGTTCAAATCTGTGGTTGCTACCATTTTGATTGTTATATCTTACAGAATGGCTTACAAACTAGCTAATTATCGAGTTTTCTAG